In one window of Micromonospora cathayae DNA:
- a CDS encoding energy-coupling factor ABC transporter ATP-binding protein yields the protein MIGDVQSPPSLDVRDVRYAYPDGHVALHGVDLTVPRGDRVALLGPNGAGKTTLVLHLNGILVATGGSVTVGGLPVSQDRATLAEIRRRVGIVFQDPDDQLFLPTVAEDVAFGPANLGLRGAELAARVDEALAAVGMAEHRDRAPHHLSFGQRRRVAVATVLAMRPEILVLDEPSSNLDPASRRELAGILRALPVTLLMVTHDLPYALELCDRSVILDQGRIVADGATTDLLADSDLLARHRLELPYGFTVRR from the coding sequence ATGATCGGGGACGTGCAGAGCCCTCCCTCGCTGGACGTCCGTGACGTCCGGTACGCGTACCCGGACGGTCACGTGGCCCTGCACGGGGTGGACCTGACCGTGCCGCGCGGCGACCGGGTGGCCCTGCTCGGGCCGAACGGGGCCGGCAAGACCACGCTGGTGCTGCACCTCAACGGCATTCTCGTCGCCACCGGGGGGAGCGTGACCGTCGGCGGGCTGCCGGTCAGCCAGGACCGGGCGACGCTGGCCGAGATCCGGCGGCGGGTCGGCATCGTCTTCCAGGACCCGGACGACCAGCTCTTCCTGCCCACCGTCGCGGAGGACGTGGCGTTCGGCCCGGCCAACCTGGGCCTGCGTGGGGCCGAGTTGGCGGCCCGGGTGGACGAGGCGCTCGCCGCGGTGGGCATGGCCGAGCACCGGGACCGGGCCCCGCACCACCTGTCGTTCGGTCAGCGCCGCCGGGTGGCGGTGGCGACGGTGCTCGCCATGCGGCCGGAGATCCTGGTGCTGGACGAGCCCTCCTCGAACCTGGACCCGGCGTCCCGCCGCGAGCTGGCCGGGATCCTGCGCGCCCTGCCGGTGACCCTGCTGATGGTCACCCACGATCTGCCGTACGCGCTGGAGCTGTGCGACCGGTCGGTGATCCTGGACCAGGGCCGCATCGTCGCCGACGGGGCGACCACCGACCTGCTCGCCGACTCCGATCTGCTGGCCCGGCACCGCCTCGAACTCCCGTACGGCTTCACCGTCCGCCGCTGA
- the cbiQ gene encoding cobalt ECF transporter T component CbiQ: protein MGTGHAHVLHRPGTSPVHRLPPEVKIVAMVVFTVAVVATPREAFWAFGGYALLVAGVAALARIGPGWLLTRSLIELPFVLFAFALPFLAAGDRVDVFGLALSVEGMYGAWNIIAKGTLGVLASLLLAATTTVRDLIVGLDRLRCPQILTQIATFMLRYLDVLVGEARRMRVARISRGDDPRFLWQVRGFAAGVGALFLRAFERGERVYLAMLSRGYTGRMPVVWSGAGAATAGQWLVAATVPVLAAGIAATAVVLT from the coding sequence GTGGGCACCGGACACGCGCACGTGCTGCACCGGCCGGGCACCTCGCCGGTGCACCGGTTGCCACCCGAGGTCAAGATCGTGGCGATGGTGGTCTTCACCGTGGCCGTGGTCGCCACCCCCCGCGAGGCGTTCTGGGCCTTCGGCGGGTACGCCCTGCTGGTGGCCGGGGTCGCCGCGCTGGCCCGGATCGGCCCGGGTTGGCTGCTCACCCGGTCGCTGATCGAACTGCCCTTCGTGCTGTTCGCGTTCGCGCTGCCGTTCCTCGCCGCCGGTGACCGGGTCGACGTGTTCGGCCTGGCCCTGTCCGTGGAGGGGATGTACGGCGCGTGGAACATCATCGCCAAGGGCACGCTCGGCGTGCTCGCCTCACTGCTGCTGGCCGCCACCACGACCGTACGGGACCTGATCGTCGGCCTGGACCGGCTGCGCTGCCCGCAGATCCTCACCCAGATCGCCACCTTCATGCTCCGCTACCTGGACGTGCTGGTCGGCGAGGCCCGGCGGATGCGGGTGGCCCGGATCTCCCGGGGCGACGACCCCCGTTTCCTGTGGCAGGTGCGTGGCTTCGCGGCCGGCGTCGGCGCGCTGTTCCTGCGCGCCTTCGAACGCGGCGAGCGGGTCTACCTGGCGATGCTCTCCCGGGGCTACACCGGCCGGATGCCGGTGGTGTGGTCCGGTGCTGGTGCGGCGACGGCCGGGCAGTGGCTGGTCGCGGCCACCGTGCCGGTGCTGGCGGCCGGGATCGCCGCCACCGCCGTCGTGCTGACATGA